ACTTGTGAGATTCTTTTGAAGCTTTGATGTTAGAGATTCGAGTTGTGCATTGAGGGAGTTGTTTGGATCGACCCGTGCCCTACCAACCATTACTAGGGCGTCCTTCGCCAAGCCTTTATTTTCCGAGAGTCCGAGAATGGTTTGCAAATCCCATTGGACACAATCGTCAATAGTTGGGTTTAGGGAAATCACCACATCCAAGGGCTTATAATCGTCGAGCTTCAAGCCAGCCAAAAAGTCGTCATTAACAACAGAATCGGATGGGTCTTTAATAGTTCTAACCGTGAATGACCCCCTTATCTCGGGATTAGTATAGTAGAGTGCATCCAACAATTCTGCGGTATTAATTGCCAGGGCAACTACATGATTGCCCTTCTTGGTAATATCCTTTACCAATTGCACCCCCACCTCGGAGTTGGCATTGATGATGAGGGCAGTGGAAGAGAAGGTCGAAAGGGAACTCATATCTGACTGGAACGTTGATGTAAAATAAGTTGGCGGATTTTGTAGTTAAACAACCGTCTATTGGTAAATCTGCTTTATACCATATTATATTGAAATAATGGTGAAATATTGCCGAGGTAACATTGTCTCTCTTGGTGCATTCAAGATAAGGGCGAGCCTATTTCGCCAAAAGGGGGAGAATCGCCAATTGTTTGCgtttctgttgttttttccGACATTCGCGAAACTAAAACTCTTGATTTCCAGGCAGATGGGGCGTTGACGCGTCGATGTCACGTCCATAGTAGTGTAACTGTGTCAAGTATGCCAAGTATGCCAAGTATACTAAGTAAATGAATTGTGCTAATTATTGCAACTGGGGGGAACTTTAATTTTTATACTCTTTCTATCCCATGTTTTGTTTAAGTGGTTTCTAATTACTGCATTATATAAACAACTAGTTAGGCGAAAAAAGCAAAGCAAAGCAAAGAAACTGGAGGAAAAGGcgagaaaacaataaaaaaaggGAGAAATTCCGTTTTGACATTTTTTCCCAATTAGAGAGGGGGAGGGGGAAGAGtgctaaaaaaaatactaaaaaaaaaaatggtgCTAACAAAATAGTTTCAAAAATTAAGAGGctaaaagaagaaaagaaaaaacaaaaaatcgAGAAGATGCCATGcccaatttctttttcagctccattctcattttcaattccatttccatttccagATATACTCTTCTCGGTGGATTTCCATTCATTGGCAGAGATGGACGCTTCTCACGGGAATCACTATAAGGTATCTTCTCCCTCCCCACACAAATAGATACcctgatttatttgaacttcctttttttttttggtatttgCAAACATAAGCTACATAGAGACATTGCCTCTAATTGTCCAATtgtatcttcttctttccaCTGTCCCTTCCGCCCCTTGATACTACAGCCTCTCAAGGAGTCCAACCAGATTGAACAAAGACACTCTTTCCGCTGCCCTATTGCCCCCCCCCCTGAATAAAATACCTCATTTATTTGTCCCTCCCCCCACAGATCTCCACATATCTCTATAGGACTCCACTCTGCAGATACTGACGCAAACACACACCCACACATTACTCATACAAAGCCATCTGCATAGAAACATATCTCTTCCCCTCACGATTTTTGTTAGTCTCTCCTTTCAGTTAATTTTACTGTTTCTCCCATTATGTCCACAGGTAAGGACAGTAGCAATTCCCAGCATGACCAATTAAGGAAACGGCTTGAACAGGAATTGTCAATTCTTAAATCGTCAACAGATAACACCGATTTCGACTGGTTTCTTAATTCCAATACTGGATTGAAGAATGACGCAATCAATATCGAGACTAACCAGAACAAGGCCAATACAACATGTGAACCGGCACAAGGTATCCCCATTTCACCATTAAAGTCACCTTCTCTAGCCAGGTCTCCAAATACAAAGGCAAAACCATCTATTTCGATGACGGACAGAGATGAAGATTTAATGGTGGGTCTGTCAAGATCACGCACAGCTGATGCTAAAATGATGTCTTCCTCAACCAGTAGGAAAGTAGATAATGGTCTTCGTAGAACAGCTACAAATACCGACACTGCGGATTTTTCAGGTGCAAAACCAAGATATCATGAACCAATCATTACTAACAAACCTCCAATATTGCCACCTAAAAAGAAGGGGTTCTTTAAAAAATTGTTTGGTTCAAAAAACTCTGATGATAAAAGTTCCTCTAGTAAGTCAAGGCGTATTTTATCTCCTTCTTCGTCGAaatctccttctccttctaGATCACCGTCATTGTCATCTCCATCTCCTTCACCAGCATCTCCATCTCcaccttcaccttcatcGCTGAAACCACAGACTTCAAGATATGCTTCTTCAAAGCAACAGTTGGCCTCACCAAATGATTCAATCACAAGAGTCACATCAGTATCTCCAGTATCTTCGGTTCCAGGCTCGGTTACCAGCTCCATATTCAAATCAGAGTCTCATCAATCGCAGAATTCTGTGCCATTGACCATATCTGAAAGATACCAAGATGTCGATCCGGAATTATCTAGCTATTTACTTGAGATGGAGAAGAATTCCATGAGTAATAAAGGTATGGATCTAATTGATTATAACAATAACTTCATCTATTCTCCATCAGGATTGCAAAGTGTCAAATATAAGGAAGACGAGATTCCAGAACATCCTGATAAACCAAAGAGGCCTTCGGCGTTCTCTTCCAAACAGGCCCACTGTGAATCCCTTGAAAAGGAGctttttttgaaacataaaagggaaagagaagaaaaggaatCCTCAATGTTTGGAAGTTTATTACATAGAGCAAgaacaaatacaaatgaaTTATCTCGTATTTCCTCATGtcttgaagaaggtgaGGACACCCCACCTTTAACTTTCCAGCCTATAGAATACGTTCATCCCCCACCTAAATTTAACCCAAGACCTCCATTAAGTACATTTGACGAAATCAAGCCAATGAAGAAAGTTGCATTTGCCGCAACTACATTTGTTATTGACCCTCCACAACAAATACCTTCTAGGAATCCGAGAAAGGGGAATGTTGAAATCTGTCC
The Pichia kudriavzevii chromosome 2, complete sequence DNA segment above includes these coding regions:
- a CDS encoding uncharacterized protein (PKUD0B09370), with amino-acid sequence MSSLSTFSSTALIINANSEVGVQLVKDITKKGNHVVALAINTAELLDALYYTNPEIRGSFTVRTIKDPSDSVVNDDFLAGLKLDDYKPLDVVISLNPTIDDCVQWDLQTILGLSENKGLAKDALVMVGRARVDPNNSLNAQLESLTSKLQKNLTSKNITFLDLISLSALPGDEEYLSSIYLNEIVRKEYKVETFDSIPSFLDYLIYFYIPGFLLIPFIYLRNLLLSILTVKEKTS